Proteins encoded in a region of the Podarcis muralis chromosome 2, rPodMur119.hap1.1, whole genome shotgun sequence genome:
- the RTBDN gene encoding retbindin, with protein MSSGGGTVWIMGIAWALVVSWTSATGMEDRCLPGGKHKASPSPEGQLGICQIYAENACCSPEVTQDLSKANDIYWNRCGSLSSRCEGYLQQLECFYRCSPIAAQWPHPQRPTAVLAVPLCQSFCDQWYDACKEDLTCARNWLTDWHWGPEGNNCSQDCLSYGQMYKDGKELCETIWDDSFVASTDPCECLTLTASDSALSASYLRLEDSDSIEEPDTTKEGIERGRASPGGPCPGNPLLRRLRRNMQKRSVFMEDVEGSGSGF; from the exons ATGAGCAGCGGTGGTGGCACTGTCTGGATAATGGGTATAGCTTGGGCACTGGTCGTGTCATGGACCAGTGCTACAGGCATGGAGGATcgctgcttgcctggagggaaaCACAAAGCCAGCCCAAGCCCAGAAGGACAGCTTGGCATTTGCCAGATCTATGCAGAAA ATGCCTGTTGCTCACCGGAGGTCACCCAGGACCTTTCCAAAGCCAATGACATCTACTGGAACCGCTGTGGGAGCCTTAGCAGCAG ATGTGAGGGCTATCTACAGCAGCTGGAATGTTTTTACCGTTGCTCCCCCATCGCTGCCCAGTGGCCTCATCCTCAGCGCcccacagctgtgctggctgtgcCCCTCTGCCAGAGTTTCTGTGACCAATG GTATGACGCTTGCAAGGAAGACCTGACGTGTGCTCgcaactggctgactgactggcATTGGGGCCCTGAGGGAAACAACTGCAGCCAGGACTGCTTGTCGTATGGCCAG aTGTACAAGGATGGCAAAGAGCTCTGTGAAACCATCTGGGATGATTCCTTCGTAGCCAGCACTGATCCTTGCGAGTGCCTGACGCTGACCGCCTCCGACTCAGCCCTCTCTGCCTCTTATTTGCGTCTTGAAGACAGCGACAGCATCGAGGAGCCAGACACCACCAAGGAAGGCATTGAAAGAGGCCGCGCCAGCCCTGGAGGGCCCTGCCCAGGCAACCCCCTGCTCCGTCGCCTGCGGAGAAACATGCAGAAGCGCTCAGTCTTCATGGAAGACGTGGAGGGTAGTGGGAGCGGGTTCTGA
- the RNASEH2A gene encoding ribonuclease H2 subunit A isoform X2, which produces MDLSAFERDNAVNCLLDSAVPAACRSEPCSLGIDEAGRGPVLDSKTLTEAQREQLFEKLGAAKDFVGWVLHILSPNYISTSMQRRAKYNLNALSHDTAIGLIQRALDSGVQVAKVFVDTVGPAEKYQEKLKQHFPDLEVTVKPKADSLFPVVSAASICAKVARDRVVKNWRFLEDLEDADLDYGSGYPNDPKTKEWLTQNLDPVFGYPQFVRFSWSTAQVILESKAVPVCWDDTEDDAAQKNAQSLLSYFARKETSSKRPPHRFFHERKLKTVTSL; this is translated from the exons ATGGACCTGAGCGCTTTCGAACGGGACAACGCCGTGAATTGTTTGCTGGACTCCGCGGTGCCCGCCGCTTGCCGGAGCGAACCCTGCAGCCTGGGCATCGATGAAGCAGGCCGGGGTCCGGTGCTGG ATTCCAAGACTCTGACAGAGGCCCAGCGGGAACAGCTCTTTGAGAAACTGGGTGCTGCGAAGGATTTTGTTGGGTGGGTCCTGCACATTCTCTCACCCAATTACATCTCCACCAGTATGCAGAGACG AGCTAAGTACAACCTGAATGCGCTTTCGCATGATACGGCCATTGGATTAATCCAGAGGGCGTTGGACTCCGGAGTGCAGGTTGCAAAG GTCTTTGTGGATACTGTGGGACCAGCAGAAAAGTACCAGGAAAAACTCAAGCAGCACTTCCCAGACCTGGAGGTTACAGTGAAACCAAAAGCAGACTCCCTCTTCCCTGTTGTCAGTGCAGCCAGCATCTGTGCCAAG GTGGCGAGGGACCGGGTAGTAAAGAACTGGAGGTTCTTGGAGGATCTGGAAGATGCGGACTTGGATTATGGCTCTGGCTATCCTAATG ATCCTAAGACTAAAGAGTGGCTCACCCAAAATCTGGACCCTGTCTTTGGCTACCCACAGTTTGTACGGTTCAGCTGGAGTACAGCTCAGGTCATCTTGGAGAGCAAAGCTGTGCCCGTTTGCTG GGATGACACGGAAGACGACGCAGCCCAGAAAAACGCTCAGTCCTTGCTAAGCTACTTTGCCAGGAAGGAAACTTCCAGCAAGCGCCCTCCCCACCGTTTCTTTCATGAACGAAAGCTTAAGACCGTGACCAGCCTGTAG
- the RNASEH2A gene encoding ribonuclease H2 subunit A isoform X1, which translates to MDLSAFERDNAVNCLLDSAVPAACRSEPCSLGIDEAGRGPVLGPMVYGICYCPVDRQGDLEALKVADSKTLTEAQREQLFEKLGAAKDFVGWVLHILSPNYISTSMQRRAKYNLNALSHDTAIGLIQRALDSGVQVAKVFVDTVGPAEKYQEKLKQHFPDLEVTVKPKADSLFPVVSAASICAKVARDRVVKNWRFLEDLEDADLDYGSGYPNDPKTKEWLTQNLDPVFGYPQFVRFSWSTAQVILESKAVPVCWDDTEDDAAQKNAQSLLSYFARKETSSKRPPHRFFHERKLKTVTSL; encoded by the exons ATGGACCTGAGCGCTTTCGAACGGGACAACGCCGTGAATTGTTTGCTGGACTCCGCGGTGCCCGCCGCTTGCCGGAGCGAACCCTGCAGCCTGGGCATCGATGAAGCAGGCCGGGGTCCGGTGCTGG GTCCCATGGTTTATGGAATCTGTTACTGTCCTGTGGATCGGCAGGGAGACCTAGAGGCACTGAAGGTGgcag ATTCCAAGACTCTGACAGAGGCCCAGCGGGAACAGCTCTTTGAGAAACTGGGTGCTGCGAAGGATTTTGTTGGGTGGGTCCTGCACATTCTCTCACCCAATTACATCTCCACCAGTATGCAGAGACG AGCTAAGTACAACCTGAATGCGCTTTCGCATGATACGGCCATTGGATTAATCCAGAGGGCGTTGGACTCCGGAGTGCAGGTTGCAAAG GTCTTTGTGGATACTGTGGGACCAGCAGAAAAGTACCAGGAAAAACTCAAGCAGCACTTCCCAGACCTGGAGGTTACAGTGAAACCAAAAGCAGACTCCCTCTTCCCTGTTGTCAGTGCAGCCAGCATCTGTGCCAAG GTGGCGAGGGACCGGGTAGTAAAGAACTGGAGGTTCTTGGAGGATCTGGAAGATGCGGACTTGGATTATGGCTCTGGCTATCCTAATG ATCCTAAGACTAAAGAGTGGCTCACCCAAAATCTGGACCCTGTCTTTGGCTACCCACAGTTTGTACGGTTCAGCTGGAGTACAGCTCAGGTCATCTTGGAGAGCAAAGCTGTGCCCGTTTGCTG GGATGACACGGAAGACGACGCAGCCCAGAAAAACGCTCAGTCCTTGCTAAGCTACTTTGCCAGGAAGGAAACTTCCAGCAAGCGCCCTCCCCACCGTTTCTTTCATGAACGAAAGCTTAAGACCGTGACCAGCCTGTAG